A window from gamma proteobacterium SS-5 encodes these proteins:
- a CDS encoding Uma2 family endonuclease: protein MSLALQQSSYLSHEDYFLLEQQQDQRYEYLDGEVYAMAGGSESHALIGMNTGAALVGLFRQRPCRVYGADMKLHIDTLDKFCYPDISLLCQAGRRNPRFIQGPSLLVEVLSDSTESYDRGLKFEHYRLIPELQLYLLLDQHRPHAELFARQDSGLWLLSEYSGLEAQVPLAPWGLQLALAEVYREVEFTPMRPVPLVGEDD from the coding sequence ATGTCCCTGGCCTTGCAGCAAAGCAGCTATCTCAGTCACGAAGACTATTTCCTGCTGGAGCAACAGCAGGATCAGCGCTATGAGTACCTGGATGGCGAGGTCTATGCCATGGCCGGTGGCAGCGAGAGCCATGCGCTGATTGGCATGAACACTGGCGCGGCCCTAGTCGGCCTATTTCGTCAACGGCCCTGCCGCGTCTATGGGGCCGACATGAAGCTGCATATCGATACCCTGGACAAGTTCTGCTACCCGGACATCAGCCTGCTGTGTCAGGCGGGTCGGCGCAATCCGCGCTTCATCCAGGGGCCCAGCCTGTTGGTGGAGGTGCTCTCTGACAGCACCGAGTCCTATGACCGTGGCCTGAAGTTCGAGCACTACCGGCTGATCCCTGAGTTGCAGCTGTACCTGCTGCTGGATCAGCACCGACCCCATGCCGAGCTGTTTGCCCGCCAGGACAGCGGCCTTTGGCTGCTGAGCGAGTACAGCGGCCTGGAGGCCCAGGTGCCCTTGGCACCCTGGGGCCTGCAACTGGCACTGGCGGAGGTCTATCGCGAGGTGGAGTTCACACCGATGAGGCCGGTGCCCCTGGTTGGGGAGGATGACTGA
- a CDS encoding ATP phosphoribosyltransferase regulatory subunit, whose translation MKNTPWLLPEGIEEILPPQADRLEGLRRDLLDLFRSWGYQLIQPPFVEYLESLLTGTGQDLDLKTFKLTDQATGRLMGVRADITPQAARIDAHQLRQEVPTRLCYLGTVLKTRSDGFGRSRAPLQIGAELFGHSGVPSDCEILCLMMEMLTRAGVADVHLDLGHVGIFRGLSAQAGLDGAQEQALFEALQRKAIPEINDLLDAYAVAEPSRGLLAGLAELNGPDALDRAEQLFAQASAEVRQSLAYLRQLAEQVHRRLPQTPVHYDLAELRAYHYQTGVVFAAFVPGSGHEIARGGRYDHIGERFGRSRPATGFSADLLKLMRLSRLPEPAGPQRILAPLAEDPALLDQIARLRQAGQVVISTLPGQSGTAADMGCSHQLVQQNGVWQVVP comes from the coding sequence GTGAAGAATACCCCCTGGCTGCTGCCCGAGGGCATAGAAGAGATACTGCCGCCCCAGGCCGATCGGCTGGAGGGCTTGCGGCGTGACCTGCTCGACCTGTTCCGCAGCTGGGGCTATCAGCTGATTCAGCCGCCCTTCGTGGAGTACCTGGAGTCCCTGCTCACCGGCACCGGCCAGGACCTGGACCTGAAGACCTTCAAGCTCACCGACCAGGCCACCGGTCGGCTGATGGGGGTGCGCGCCGACATCACCCCCCAGGCGGCCCGTATCGATGCCCACCAGTTGCGCCAGGAGGTACCCACCCGGCTGTGCTATCTGGGCACGGTGCTGAAGACCCGCTCCGATGGCTTTGGCCGCTCCCGCGCCCCCTTGCAGATTGGTGCCGAGCTGTTCGGTCACAGCGGGGTGCCCAGTGATTGTGAAATCCTCTGTCTGATGATGGAGATGCTGACCCGCGCCGGGGTGGCCGATGTGCACCTGGACCTGGGCCATGTCGGCATCTTTCGCGGCCTCTCCGCCCAGGCCGGGCTGGATGGGGCGCAGGAGCAGGCCCTGTTCGAGGCCCTGCAACGCAAGGCCATCCCCGAGATCAACGACCTGCTGGACGCTTATGCCGTGGCCGAACCCAGTCGCGGCCTGCTGGCCGGTCTGGCCGAGCTGAATGGACCGGATGCCCTGGACCGGGCCGAGCAGCTGTTTGCCCAGGCCAGCGCCGAGGTACGCCAGTCCCTGGCCTATCTGCGCCAGCTGGCCGAGCAGGTACACAGGCGTCTGCCGCAGACCCCGGTCCATTACGACCTGGCCGAGCTGCGCGCCTACCACTATCAGACCGGGGTGGTGTTCGCCGCCTTCGTCCCCGGCTCCGGCCACGAGATCGCCCGTGGCGGCCGCTACGACCACATCGGCGAGCGCTTTGGCCGCTCCCGCCCGGCCACCGGCTTCAGCGCCGACCTGCTCAAGCTGATGCGCCTGTCGCGCCTGCCCGAACCGGCCGGGCCGCAACGCATACTCGCCCCGCTGGCCGAAGATCCGGCCCTGCTGGATCAGATCGCCCGCCTGCGCCAGGCCGGTCAGGTGGTGATCAGCACCCTGCCCGGGCAGAGCGGAACGGCGGCAGATATGGGCTGCAGCCACCAGCTGGTCCAACAGAACGGCGTCTGGCAGGTGGTGCCCTGA
- a CDS encoding Uma2 family endonuclease has translation MSLALQQSSYLSHEDYFLLEQQQDQRYEYLDGEVYAMAGGSESHALIGANCLAALSLGIRGQPCRVYGADMKLHIDALDKFCYPDISLLCQAGRRNPRFIQGPSLLVEVLSDSTESYDRGLKFEHYRLIPELQLYLLLDQHRPHAELFARQDSGLWLLSEYSGLEAQVPLAPWGLQLALAEVYREVEFTPMRPVPLVGEDDHARTGSGLES, from the coding sequence ATGTCCCTGGCCTTGCAGCAAAGCAGCTATCTCAGTCACGAAGACTATTTCCTGCTGGAGCAACAGCAGGATCAGCGCTATGAGTACCTGGATGGCGAGGTCTATGCCATGGCCGGTGGCAGCGAGAGCCATGCGCTGATCGGTGCCAACTGTTTGGCGGCGCTGAGCCTGGGGATACGCGGCCAGCCCTGCCGCGTCTATGGGGCCGACATGAAGCTGCATATCGATGCCCTGGACAAGTTCTGCTACCCGGACATCAGCCTGCTGTGTCAGGCGGGTCGGCGCAATCCGCGCTTCATCCAGGGGCCCAGCCTGTTGGTGGAGGTGCTCTCTGACAGCACCGAGTCCTATGACCGTGGCCTGAAGTTCGAGCACTACCGGCTGATCCCTGAGTTGCAGCTGTACCTGCTGCTGGATCAGCACCGACCCCATGCCGAGCTGTTTGCCCGCCAGGACAGCGGCCTTTGGCTGCTGAGCGAGTACAGCGGCCTGGAGGCCCAGGTGCCCTTGGCACCCTGGGGCCTGCAACTGGCACTGGCGGAGGTCTATCGCGAGGTGGAGTTCACACCGATGAGGCCGGTGCCCCTGGTTGGGGAGGATGACCATGCAAGAACGGGGTCAGGTCTAGAATCATAG
- a CDS encoding cytochrome c, with the protein MPIRLGLLLLPLALLGCSKPPPSNASGQRLFDHYCAECHGDTAAGRTFFGYPSLVDEKLQREMVRDIIKKGSAERGNAHRHREEMPAFGMLSDAQIKRINDHLVQLRKQRSRAASPKP; encoded by the coding sequence ATGCCGATTCGCCTTGGCCTGCTGTTGTTGCCCTTGGCCTTGCTGGGTTGCAGCAAACCCCCGCCGTCCAACGCCAGCGGCCAGCGCCTGTTCGACCATTATTGCGCCGAGTGTCACGGCGATACCGCCGCTGGCCGGACCTTTTTTGGCTACCCCAGCCTGGTGGACGAGAAACTACAGCGTGAGATGGTGCGAGATATCATCAAGAAGGGCTCCGCCGAGCGCGGCAATGCACACAGGCACCGGGAAGAGATGCCGGCCTTCGGCATGCTCTCCGACGCCCAGATCAAACGTATCAATGATCACCTGGTGCAACTGAGGAAGCAGCGCAGCCGTGCCGCTTCCCCCAAACCTTGA
- the xthA gene encoding exodeoxyribonuclease III produces MKLVSFNVNGIRARPHQLERLLQLHDPDIIGLQETKVHDEAFPLEWAQGLGYAVSYHGQKGHYGVAILSKQPPLEVTKGYAGDDAEAQRRFISARFGLANGSELWVMNGYFPQGESRDHPTKFPNKRQFYADLLNHLQHNHQPDQNLVVMGDMNIAPLDKDIGIGEQNAKRWLRTGKCSFLPEEREWLAQLLHWGLIDSYRVLQPEVDDRFSWFDYRSKGFDDNPRRGLRIDLLLASAPLMQHCQAVGIDYAIRAMEKPSDHCPVWAEFALG; encoded by the coding sequence GTGAAACTGGTCTCCTTCAACGTCAATGGCATCCGTGCCCGGCCGCATCAGCTGGAGCGTCTGCTGCAACTGCACGACCCCGACATCATCGGCCTGCAGGAAACCAAGGTGCATGACGAGGCCTTCCCCCTGGAATGGGCGCAGGGCCTGGGCTACGCGGTCAGCTACCATGGTCAGAAGGGCCATTACGGCGTCGCCATCCTCTCCAAACAGCCCCCCCTGGAGGTGACCAAGGGCTATGCCGGGGATGATGCCGAGGCGCAGCGGCGCTTCATCTCCGCCCGTTTCGGCCTGGCCAATGGCTCCGAGCTGTGGGTAATGAACGGCTACTTCCCCCAGGGAGAAAGCCGCGATCATCCCACCAAGTTTCCCAACAAGCGCCAGTTTTATGCCGATCTGCTCAATCATCTGCAGCACAACCATCAGCCCGATCAAAACCTGGTGGTTATGGGCGACATGAACATCGCGCCCCTGGACAAGGACATAGGCATAGGCGAGCAAAACGCCAAGCGCTGGCTGCGCACCGGCAAATGCAGCTTTCTGCCGGAGGAGCGGGAATGGCTGGCGCAGCTGCTGCACTGGGGCCTGATTGACAGCTACCGCGTCCTGCAGCCGGAGGTGGACGACCGCTTCAGCTGGTTTGATTACCGCAGCAAGGGCTTCGACGACAACCCGCGCCGCGGCCTGCGCATCGACCTGCTGCTGGCCAGCGCCCCGCTGATGCAACATTGCCAGGCGGTAGGCATAGACTACGCCATCCGCGCCATGGAAAAGCCCTCTGACCACTGCCCGGTCTGGGCCGAGTTTGCCCTAGGTTGA
- a CDS encoding response regulator has protein sequence MATEIDLSEALRPYRGVRNTLLLAALALGLFALLLTGLIHLLGQRANQRLRGLVDERSQQLQTILDISPIGVAFSIDGIFRFANPRFLRMVRAAIGEPAVNIFVRPEERQQILAQVERDGQVSNYEVQMYDPQGQVRDILVNFTPINFQGQQGLLGWLLDITERKQAVQALQEREERFRTLVETIPGTVYQCRLDEHWTMLYMSDEIERLSGYPASDFIQNTRRSFASIIHPEDRQRVDEVIGGKSRQGQAYALEYRIIHRDGGVHWVYERGKALLGQNGGIDSLFGTLIDIDMQKSLHSQLLEAKEQAEQATQAKSHFLANMSHEIRTPMNAIIGMSHLALKTQLDRKQRNYIEKVSRSAEALLGILNDILDFSKIEAGKLSIEQVEFRLEDVLDNLALMITQQAEEKGLELLYDLSPRLPLALVGDPLRLGQILINLGNNAVKFTETGEIVVGIEVAEEDQHGCLLHFSVRDTGIGMGPEQQAKLFQSFSQADGSTTRRFGGTGLGLAICKNLAQLMGGRIWLESQPGQGSRFHFTARFGKQENPCLPLQRVTELGPQRVLVVDDNPSSREIIGSMLASMGLRVDQAATGATALALLRQAQAEDPYRIIIMDWKMPGQDGITTVRAIQSDQGLQATPTVVMITAFGREEVRQAASGLDISGFITKPVTPSSLLDAIMLAVGREVIQESRGMRQQDRMREDIERVRGARLLLVEDNEINQELALELLTSNGLQVDVVSDGQAALDILQRESFDGVLMDCQMPVMDGYTATRKLRQQERFAQLPILAMTANAMEGDREKALAAGMNDHIAKPINLSEMFRALAQWVKPRQTDAAAGAPAGTSAGSAVLALPQAAPGLPEDGKMPELACLDIHEGLMRVQHNQALYLRLLHKAVSHQARFIAEFDSALEQQDWPLVERLAHSLKGEAGSLGAQDLEQASQGLELEARGRSIRADSYNQVKQQLQRLARAVAALEQGLPHNLQPAKATAPGSLSPEQQQQLDQLLQDLAERVARYHTSALELVEQHQDLLRQAGLSGPQAELQRALEAYDFDAAARVMKRLQAIPESQ, from the coding sequence GTGGCCACGGAGATCGACCTGAGCGAGGCGCTGCGGCCCTATCGCGGGGTACGCAACACCCTGCTGCTGGCCGCCCTGGCCCTGGGCCTGTTTGCCCTGCTGCTGACCGGTCTGATCCACCTGCTCGGGCAGCGTGCCAATCAGCGCCTGCGCGGACTGGTGGATGAGCGCTCCCAGCAACTACAGACGATCCTCGACATCAGCCCCATCGGCGTGGCCTTCTCCATCGACGGCATCTTCCGCTTCGCCAATCCCCGCTTCCTGCGCATGGTCAGGGCCGCCATCGGCGAGCCGGCGGTGAATATCTTCGTCCGTCCGGAGGAGCGCCAGCAGATCCTCGCCCAGGTGGAACGTGACGGCCAGGTGAGTAACTACGAGGTGCAGATGTACGACCCCCAGGGTCAGGTGCGCGACATCCTGGTCAATTTCACGCCGATCAACTTCCAGGGCCAGCAGGGTCTGCTCGGCTGGTTGCTGGACATCACCGAGCGCAAGCAGGCGGTACAGGCCCTGCAGGAGCGCGAGGAGCGCTTTCGCACCCTGGTGGAGACCATCCCCGGCACCGTCTATCAGTGTCGGCTGGATGAACACTGGACCATGCTCTACATGAGTGACGAGATCGAACGTCTAAGTGGCTATCCGGCCAGCGATTTCATCCAGAATACGCGCCGCAGCTTTGCCAGCATCATCCACCCAGAGGACCGCCAGCGGGTGGATGAGGTGATCGGCGGAAAAAGCCGCCAGGGCCAGGCCTATGCCCTGGAATACCGCATCATTCACCGCGATGGCGGCGTGCACTGGGTGTATGAGCGCGGCAAGGCGCTGCTGGGTCAGAATGGCGGCATTGATAGCCTGTTTGGCACCCTGATCGACATCGACATGCAAAAAAGCCTGCACAGCCAATTGCTGGAGGCCAAGGAGCAGGCCGAGCAGGCGACCCAGGCCAAATCCCATTTTCTGGCCAACATGAGCCACGAGATACGCACGCCGATGAACGCCATCATCGGCATGAGCCACCTGGCCCTGAAGACCCAGCTGGATCGCAAGCAGCGCAACTACATCGAGAAGGTCAGCCGCTCCGCCGAGGCCCTGCTGGGCATACTCAACGATATCCTCGATTTCTCCAAGATCGAGGCGGGCAAGCTGAGTATCGAGCAGGTGGAGTTCCGCCTGGAGGACGTGCTCGACAACCTGGCCCTGATGATCACCCAGCAGGCCGAGGAGAAGGGCCTGGAGCTGCTCTACGATCTCTCGCCACGGCTGCCTCTGGCCCTGGTGGGCGACCCCCTGCGGCTGGGACAGATACTGATCAACCTGGGCAACAACGCGGTCAAGTTTACCGAGACGGGTGAGATCGTTGTCGGCATCGAGGTGGCCGAAGAGGACCAGCACGGCTGCCTGCTGCATTTCTCCGTGCGTGATACCGGCATTGGCATGGGCCCGGAGCAGCAGGCCAAGCTGTTTCAGTCCTTCAGTCAGGCCGACGGCTCCACTACGCGCAGGTTCGGCGGCACGGGTCTGGGCTTGGCCATCTGCAAAAACCTGGCGCAGCTCATGGGCGGCCGCATCTGGCTGGAAAGCCAGCCCGGTCAGGGCAGCCGCTTCCACTTCACCGCCCGCTTCGGCAAGCAAGAGAACCCCTGCCTGCCCCTGCAGCGGGTCACCGAACTGGGCCCGCAGCGCGTCCTGGTGGTGGATGACAACCCCTCATCGCGGGAGATCATCGGCAGTATGCTCGCCAGCATGGGCCTGCGCGTGGATCAGGCCGCCACCGGCGCTACCGCCCTGGCCTTGCTGCGACAGGCCCAAGCGGAAGACCCCTACCGGATCATCATCATGGACTGGAAGATGCCCGGCCAGGATGGCATAACCACGGTGCGTGCCATCCAGTCCGATCAGGGCCTGCAGGCAACGCCCACGGTGGTCATGATTACCGCCTTTGGCCGGGAAGAGGTACGCCAGGCGGCCAGCGGGCTGGATATCAGCGGCTTCATCACCAAGCCGGTCACCCCCTCCAGTCTGCTGGATGCCATTATGCTGGCGGTGGGCCGCGAGGTGATCCAGGAAAGCCGTGGCATGCGCCAGCAGGATAGGATGCGCGAAGACATAGAGCGGGTGCGCGGGGCCAGGCTGTTGCTGGTGGAGGACAACGAAATCAATCAGGAGCTGGCCCTGGAACTGCTCACCAGCAATGGCCTGCAGGTGGATGTGGTGAGCGATGGTCAGGCCGCCCTGGATATTCTGCAGCGGGAATCCTTCGACGGCGTGTTGATGGATTGCCAGATGCCGGTGATGGACGGCTACACCGCCACTCGCAAGCTGCGCCAGCAGGAGCGTTTTGCCCAGCTGCCGATCCTGGCGATGACTGCCAACGCTATGGAAGGCGACCGGGAAAAGGCCCTGGCGGCGGGCATGAACGACCACATCGCCAAGCCCATCAATCTCAGTGAGATGTTCCGCGCCCTGGCGCAATGGGTCAAACCTCGGCAGACAGATGCCGCGGCCGGGGCGCCCGCTGGAACCTCGGCTGGCTCAGCTGTCCTGGCCTTGCCACAAGCGGCGCCTGGTCTGCCGGAGGACGGCAAGATGCCTGAGCTGGCCTGTCTCGACATACATGAAGGCTTAATGCGGGTGCAGCATAATCAGGCCCTGTACCTGCGCCTGCTGCACAAGGCCGTCAGCCACCAGGCCCGCTTCATCGCCGAATTTGACAGCGCCTTGGAGCAGCAGGACTGGCCCCTAGTGGAACGCCTGGCCCACAGCCTCAAGGGCGAGGCCGGCAGCCTGGGGGCGCAGGACCTGGAGCAGGCCAGCCAAGGGCTGGAGCTGGAGGCGCGGGGTCGCAGCATTCGGGCGGACAGCTATAATCAGGTCAAGCAGCAGCTGCAACGCCTGGCCAGGGCGGTGGCGGCGCTGGAGCAAGGCCTGCCGCATAACCTGCAACCGGCCAAGGCCACGGCCCCTGGCAGCCTGAGCCCGGAGCAGCAGCAACAGCTAGATCAACTGTTGCAGGACCTGGCCGAGCGCGTGGCCCGCTACCATACCTCGGCCCTGGAGCTGGTGGAGCAGCACCAAGACCTGCTGCGCCAGGCCGGGCTGAGCGGGCCGCAGGCCGAACTGCAACGCGCCCTGGAGGCCTATGACTTCGACGCCGCCGCGAGGGTGATGAAGCGTTTGCAGGCGATCCCCGAGTCCCAATGA
- a CDS encoding DUF2065 domain-containing protein → MWNDLLAALALVLVIEGLMPFLSPRRMRETLQLVTQMDDRNLRLLGLGSMVSGVLLLYLVR, encoded by the coding sequence GTGTGGAATGATCTGCTGGCAGCCCTGGCCCTGGTCCTGGTGATCGAGGGGTTGATGCCCTTCCTTAGCCCCAGGCGCATGCGCGAGACCCTGCAATTGGTAACGCAAATGGACGACCGCAACCTGCGCCTGTTGGGGCTGGGGAGCATGGTCTCTGGCGTACTCCTGCTCTATCTGGTGAGGTAA
- the hflC gene encoding protease modulator HflC gives MDNKLKIPLLLGGLAVFGYAFTFVVYEWESAIKLRLGEIVTTEYKAGLHFRIPGVNNIVKVDKRIQTLDSRPQRFLTIEKKDVIVDSFVKWRINDVAQYYRSTGGSTMKAASLLSERINTSLRDEFGKRTIQEVVSGERGEIMDLLRKDADEKSANIGVEVVDVRVKQIDLPPEVSESVYNRMRAERDRVARDLRAQGAEAAERIRSDADRQRVVILAEAYREAEQLRGEGDSRATEIYAGAYTKNAEFYAFYRSLDAYRTAFGSSNNLMVLEPDSEFFRYFKDQTGKGEKGN, from the coding sequence ATGGATAACAAGTTGAAGATACCGCTGTTGCTGGGCGGTCTGGCGGTGTTTGGCTACGCCTTCACCTTTGTCGTCTATGAGTGGGAGTCGGCCATCAAGCTGCGCCTGGGTGAGATCGTCACGACCGAGTACAAGGCCGGGCTGCACTTCAGGATCCCTGGGGTGAACAACATCGTCAAGGTGGACAAGCGCATCCAGACCCTGGACTCCCGTCCGCAGCGCTTTCTGACCATCGAGAAGAAGGACGTGATCGTCGATTCCTTCGTCAAATGGCGCATCAACGATGTCGCCCAGTACTACCGCTCCACCGGCGGCAGCACCATGAAGGCCGCCAGCCTCTTGTCCGAACGCATCAACACCAGCCTGCGCGACGAGTTCGGCAAGCGCACCATCCAGGAGGTGGTGTCCGGCGAGCGCGGCGAGATCATGGACCTGCTGCGCAAGGATGCCGATGAGAAGTCCGCCAACATCGGCGTCGAGGTGGTCGATGTGCGCGTCAAGCAGATCGACCTGCCGCCCGAGGTGAGTGAGTCGGTGTACAACCGTATGCGCGCCGAGCGTGACCGGGTGGCCCGCGACCTGCGCGCCCAGGGTGCCGAGGCGGCCGAGCGCATCCGCTCCGATGCCGACCGCCAGCGCGTGGTGATCCTGGCCGAGGCCTATCGCGAAGCCGAGCAGTTGCGCGGTGAGGGCGACTCCAGGGCCACCGAGATCTACGCCGGCGCCTACACCAAAAACGCCGAGTTCTATGCCTTCTACCGTAGCCTGGACGCCTACCGCACCGCCTTCGGCAGCAGCAACAACCTGATGGTGCTGGAGCCGGATTCCGAGTTCTTCCGCTATTTCAAGGATCAGACGGGCAAGGGCGAGAAGGGAAACTGA
- a CDS encoding adenylosuccinate synthase, whose translation MGKNVVVIGTQWGDEGKGKIVDLLTDKAQAVVRFQGGHNAGHTLVIDGQQTVLHLIPSGILRDGVRCLIGNGVVLSPEALLTELDMLEKNGVPARNRLGISESCPLILPYHISLDQAREKARGNKAIGTTGRGIGPAYEDKVSRRGIRLGEIFDQAHIQERLREVMDYHNHALRHYFAFPEVDYSQVLEQLLAQAEQIRPMVEDVTGSLHRMRKAGENIMFEGAQGALLDIDHGTYPYVTSSNTTAGGAASGSGMGPRHIDYVLGIVKAYTTRVGAGPFPTELFDADGEYLGTKGHEFGATTGRQRRCGWLDTVALKRSLDINSVSGLCITKLDVLDGLERLKICIAYKLDGKQVTTPPVGADRFARCEPVYEEMPGWKESTVGIKSQDALPQAARNYLARIEALTETPIDILSTGPDRAETLVLRHPFA comes from the coding sequence ATGGGTAAGAATGTAGTCGTCATAGGCACCCAGTGGGGTGACGAGGGCAAGGGCAAGATCGTCGATCTGCTCACCGACAAGGCGCAGGCCGTGGTACGTTTTCAGGGCGGCCACAACGCCGGCCACACCCTGGTGATCGACGGCCAGCAGACGGTGCTGCATCTGATCCCCTCCGGCATCCTGCGTGACGGCGTGCGCTGCCTGATCGGCAACGGCGTGGTGCTCTCCCCCGAGGCCCTGCTTACAGAGCTGGACATGCTGGAAAAGAACGGCGTACCGGCACGCAATCGTTTGGGCATCTCCGAGTCCTGCCCGCTCATCCTGCCCTACCACATCAGCCTCGATCAGGCCCGCGAGAAGGCCCGTGGCAACAAGGCCATAGGCACCACAGGCCGGGGCATAGGCCCGGCCTATGAAGACAAGGTCTCGCGCCGGGGCATTCGCCTGGGCGAGATCTTCGATCAGGCCCACATCCAGGAGCGCCTGCGCGAGGTCATGGACTACCACAACCACGCCCTCAGGCACTATTTCGCATTCCCCGAGGTAGATTACAGCCAGGTACTGGAGCAACTGCTAGCCCAGGCCGAGCAGATCAGGCCCATGGTGGAGGATGTCACCGGCAGCCTGCACCGCATGCGCAAGGCCGGCGAGAACATCATGTTCGAAGGTGCCCAGGGTGCCCTGCTGGACATAGACCACGGCACCTATCCCTATGTCACCTCATCCAATACCACCGCTGGTGGCGCCGCCAGCGGCAGCGGCATGGGGCCGCGCCACATCGACTACGTACTGGGCATAGTCAAGGCCTATACCACCCGCGTCGGTGCCGGTCCTTTCCCCACCGAACTGTTTGACGCCGACGGCGAGTACCTGGGCACCAAGGGGCATGAGTTCGGTGCCACCACCGGCCGCCAGCGCCGCTGCGGCTGGCTGGACACGGTGGCGCTGAAGCGCTCCCTGGACATCAACAGCGTCTCCGGCCTGTGCATCACCAAGCTCGACGTGCTCGACGGCCTGGAGCGGCTGAAGATCTGCATCGCCTACAAGCTCGACGGCAAGCAAGTCACCACCCCCCCGGTAGGCGCGGATCGCTTTGCCCGCTGCGAGCCGGTGTACGAGGAAATGCCCGGCTGGAAAGAATCCACCGTCGGCATCAAAAGTCAGGACGCACTGCCGCAGGCGGCACGCAACTACCTGGCCAGGATCGAGGCCCTGACCGAGACCCCCATCGACATCCTCTCCACCGGCCCGGACCGCGCCGAAACCCTGGTGCTGCGGCATCCGTTTGCTTGA
- a CDS encoding cache domain-containing protein gives MEKFGLLGLLLEKNRLGRSGYLLMFIYLLAVLGVVLYGLGRMDRQLRQEVAASLVTLNGSVRASLERWHQTMQRELRHLAADPALRQALQRLEAEEGRGQQTHRLIQDLCRTHLQVAGAEALYLYPSDSQMPMAQACSEGVPAPPQLTQPQVQRALAGETLLTHADTRPLLLLANPVLDASGRPLAMLLALFDVEDSLHPLVENVRLGQSGETYLVGGQGHLLTQSRFMQELAGLSHFARHGRQLQGLRAADPGGNLLRGHSPQGPPRQWPLTQMAKALSLGQSGMDAQGYRDYRGVMVIGAWSWSGPLAWGWPRRST, from the coding sequence GTGGAAAAATTCGGCCTGCTCGGCCTGCTGCTGGAGAAAAACCGTCTGGGCCGCAGCGGCTATCTGCTGATGTTCATCTATCTGCTGGCGGTGCTTGGCGTGGTCCTCTATGGCCTGGGGCGCATGGACCGGCAGCTCAGACAGGAGGTGGCCGCTAGCCTGGTCACCCTGAATGGCTCGGTAAGGGCCTCGTTGGAGCGCTGGCATCAGACCATGCAGCGTGAGCTGCGGCACCTGGCCGCAGACCCGGCCCTGCGGCAGGCGCTGCAACGGCTTGAGGCCGAGGAGGGGCGGGGGCAGCAGACCCACCGCCTGATCCAGGATCTGTGTCGGACGCATCTGCAGGTGGCAGGGGCCGAGGCCCTGTACCTCTACCCCAGCGATAGCCAAATGCCCATGGCCCAGGCGTGCAGCGAGGGGGTGCCCGCACCCCCCCAGCTGACTCAGCCGCAGGTGCAGCGGGCGCTGGCGGGGGAGACCCTGCTGACCCATGCCGACACCCGGCCGCTGCTGCTTCTTGCCAACCCGGTGCTGGACGCCAGCGGTCGGCCCCTGGCCATGCTGCTGGCCCTGTTTGACGTGGAGGACAGCCTGCACCCCTTGGTAGAGAATGTACGTCTGGGCCAGAGCGGCGAGACCTACCTGGTGGGCGGCCAGGGCCATCTGCTTACCCAATCCCGCTTCATGCAGGAGCTGGCCGGGCTGTCGCATTTTGCCCGGCACGGCCGTCAACTACAGGGCCTGCGCGCCGCCGATCCCGGTGGCAACCTGCTGCGCGGGCACAGCCCGCAAGGGCCACCGCGACAGTGGCCGCTGACGCAGATGGCCAAGGCCCTGAGCCTTGGTCAAAGCGGGATGGACGCCCAGGGCTACCGGGATTATCGCGGCGTGATGGTGATCGGTGCCTGGAGCTGGTCCGGCCCCTTGGCCTGGGGGTGGCCACGGAGATCGACCTGA